From the genome of Acropora palmata chromosome 4, jaAcrPala1.3, whole genome shotgun sequence, one region includes:
- the LOC141878953 gene encoding uncharacterized protein LOC141878953, whose translation MLFKFLIITALTTSFFLSSDTTCSKWVKLNKSPVCFGAKGNAFGGFTIHRNMFVSSFMLMHRSGKVSCSRRASRSFSYWGCTPNHGSLLTLLTDQKNNILAPEASSVNRKSGVYSLAGYTSSSSALVFCAAKKPHCVFAKSELRLWYGEDLFGHFESDNGGRTCACVYALIV comes from the coding sequence ATGCTGTTCAAGTTCCTGATTATCACCGCTTTGACcacaagtttttttctttcaagcgATACGACTTGTTCCAAGTGGGTGAAACTGAATAAATCGCCAGTCTGCTTCGGTGCTAAAGGAAACGCGTTCGGTGGTTTCACCATCCACCGGAACATGTTCGTTAGCTCGTTCATGCTCATGCACCGCTCAGGAAAAGTTTCATGTAGTAGAAGGGCCAGTCGCTCCTTTAGCTATTGGGGATGTACGCCAAATCATGGTTCTCTCTTGACTCTCTTGACtgatcaaaaaaataatatactgGCCCCGGAAGCATCATCAGTAAACCGCAAATCTGGAGTTTACAGTCTAGCTGGGTACACGTCATCCTCTTCTGCCCTTGTCTTCTGTGCCGCCAAGAAGCCTCACTGCGTTTTTGCCAAATCTGAGTTGCGTCTTTGGTATGGGGAGGACCTATTTGGCCACTTTGAGTCTGACAATGGCGGTCGAACATGCGCTTGCGTGTATGCACTGATAGTATAA
- the LOC141879294 gene encoding uncharacterized protein LOC141879294 isoform X1 — protein sequence MNRELKFWQICLLDHPNLTKAMLFKFLIITALITSFFLSTDATCSKWVKLNKSPVCFGAKGNAFGGFTIHRNMFVSSFMLVHRSGKVSCNTRVSHLFSYWGCAPNHGTLSTLLTDQKNTILAPEASSANRQSGAYSLAGYTSSSSALVFCALKKPHCVFAKSELRLWYGEDLFGHTESDNGGRTCADVYALTV from the exons ATGAACCGTGAACTAAAGTTTTGGCAAATTTGCTTATTAG ATCATCCAAATTTAACTAAAGCCATGCTGTTCAAGTTCCTGATTATCACCGCTTTGATCACgagttttttcctttcaaccGATGCGACCTGTTCCAAGTGGGTGAAACTGAATAAATCGCCAGTCTGCTTCGGTGCTAAAGGAAACGCGTTCGGTGGTTTCACCATCCACCGGAACATGTTCGTGAGCTCGTTCATGCTCGTGCACCGCTCGGGAAAAGTTTCATGTAATACAAGGGTCAGTCACTTATTTAGCTATTGGGGATGTGCGCCAAATCATGGTACTCTCTCGACGCTCTTGACTGATCAAAAAAATACTATACTGGCCCCGGAAGCATCATCGGCAAACCGCCAATCTGGAGCTTACAGTCTAGCTGGGTACACGTCATCTTCTTCTGCCCTTGTCTTCTGTGCCCTCAAGAAGCCTCACTGTGTTTTTGCCAAATCTGAGTTGCGTCTTTGGTATGGGGAGGACCTATTTGGCCACACTGAGTCTGACAATGGTGGTCGAACATGCGCCGACGTGTATGCACTGACAGTGTAA
- the LOC141879294 gene encoding uncharacterized protein LOC141879294 isoform X2 gives MLFKFLIITALITSFFLSTDATCSKWVKLNKSPVCFGAKGNAFGGFTIHRNMFVSSFMLVHRSGKVSCNTRVSHLFSYWGCAPNHGTLSTLLTDQKNTILAPEASSANRQSGAYSLAGYTSSSSALVFCALKKPHCVFAKSELRLWYGEDLFGHTESDNGGRTCADVYALTV, from the coding sequence ATGCTGTTCAAGTTCCTGATTATCACCGCTTTGATCACgagttttttcctttcaaccGATGCGACCTGTTCCAAGTGGGTGAAACTGAATAAATCGCCAGTCTGCTTCGGTGCTAAAGGAAACGCGTTCGGTGGTTTCACCATCCACCGGAACATGTTCGTGAGCTCGTTCATGCTCGTGCACCGCTCGGGAAAAGTTTCATGTAATACAAGGGTCAGTCACTTATTTAGCTATTGGGGATGTGCGCCAAATCATGGTACTCTCTCGACGCTCTTGACTGATCAAAAAAATACTATACTGGCCCCGGAAGCATCATCGGCAAACCGCCAATCTGGAGCTTACAGTCTAGCTGGGTACACGTCATCTTCTTCTGCCCTTGTCTTCTGTGCCCTCAAGAAGCCTCACTGTGTTTTTGCCAAATCTGAGTTGCGTCTTTGGTATGGGGAGGACCTATTTGGCCACACTGAGTCTGACAATGGTGGTCGAACATGCGCCGACGTGTATGCACTGACAGTGTAA
- the LOC141878954 gene encoding uncharacterized protein LOC141878954, whose protein sequence is MLFKFLIISAFTTSFFLSSDATCSKWVKLNKSPVCFGAKGNAFGGFTIHRNMFVSSFMLVHRSGKVSCNTRASRFFSYWGCPPNDGNLLTLLTDQKNNILAPEASSVNRQSGRYSLAGYTSSSSALVFCAAKKPHCVFAKSQLRLWYGEDLFGHTESDNGGRTCADVYALIV, encoded by the coding sequence ATGCTGTTCAAGTTCCTGATTATCAGCGCTTTCACCAcgagtttttttctttcaagcgATGCAACTTGTTCCAAGTGGGTGAAACTGAATAAATCGCCAGTCTGCTTTGGTGCTAAAGGAAACGCGTTCGGTGGTTTCACCATCCACCGGAACATGTTCGTGAGCTCGTTCATGCTCGTGCACCGCTCGGGAAAAGTTTCATGTAATACAAGGGCCAGTCGCTTCTTTAGCTATTGGGGATGTCCGCCAAATGATGGTAATCTTTTGACTCTCTTGACtgatcaaaaaaataatatactgGCCCCGGAAGCATCATCAGTAAACCGCCAATCTGGACGTTACAGTCTAGCTGGGTACACGTCATCTTCTTCTGCCCTTGTCTTCTGTGCCGCCAAGAAGCCTCACTGCGTTTTCGCCAAATCTCAGTTGCGTCTTTGGTATGGGGAGGACCTATTTGGCCACACTGAGTCTGACAATGGTGGTCGAACATGCGCCGACGTGTATGCACTGATAGTGTAA